From Candidatus Eremiobacterota bacterium, one genomic window encodes:
- a CDS encoding prolyl-tRNA synthetase associated domain-containing protein, which translates to MEQEAQKVIAALESLGIAFTLHEHPPVYTVEEAEKHWSSLTGAHLKNLFLRNKKGSHHYLVTVLSAKSPDMKTLTAALGEDRLSFGSPERLLNCLGLMPGAVSPFGLINDHARAVKVVLDEDLKKEATVNFHPNVNTATVGLSFNDFEKFIAWCGNEVVYLPIGSGK; encoded by the coding sequence ATGGAACAGGAAGCACAGAAAGTCATTGCGGCATTGGAGAGCCTGGGCATTGCCTTCACCCTCCACGAGCACCCTCCCGTCTATACCGTCGAAGAGGCCGAGAAGCACTGGAGCTCCCTCACGGGAGCCCACCTGAAGAACCTCTTCCTCCGCAACAAGAAGGGGAGCCACCACTACCTTGTCACAGTGCTGAGCGCCAAGAGCCCCGATATGAAAACCCTTACTGCGGCACTGGGAGAGGACAGGCTGAGCTTCGGCTCTCCTGAACGCCTCTTGAACTGCCTGGGGCTCATGCCGGGTGCAGTCTCGCCCTTCGGTCTGATCAACGACCATGCCAGAGCGGTGAAAGTGGTCCTCGATGAAGACCTTAAAAAGGAAGCCACCGTCAACTTCCATCCCAACGTGAATACTGCCACGGTGGGTCTGAGCTTCAATGACTTCGAAAAATTCATTGCATGGTGCGGCAATGAGGTGGTGTACCTCCCAATCGGCAGCGGCAAGTAG
- a CDS encoding DUF362 domain-containing protein, with product MKDKSIVTRRDFMKAAATTALLAAAGLPALAGQAVAGSEKAQERQGKARVVLVRNARAVRDDGTLDSRILGEMLDEAVTRLFQAPNAAGAWKKVVTPSDRVGIKSNVWKYLPTPPELVEIIKSRVESAGVDEKNVHADDRGARETLAASTALINVRPLRSHHWAGIGGCIKNYIMFVDNPSSYHDNSCASLGAIWNLPVVKGKTRLNILVLLTPQFYGRGPHHFDPRYVWPYKGIMVSTDPVALDALGAQLLLKKRVASFGENRPVTPVNHIQAADREYGIGVSDLKRIDLIKLGWSDEALL from the coding sequence GTGAAAGATAAAAGCATCGTCACGCGCCGTGATTTTATGAAGGCTGCCGCTACCACGGCACTGCTGGCGGCGGCAGGGCTCCCGGCCCTGGCAGGCCAGGCTGTGGCCGGCAGTGAAAAGGCCCAGGAGAGACAGGGGAAAGCCCGGGTAGTCCTCGTAAGGAATGCCCGGGCCGTCAGGGATGATGGCACCCTGGACAGCAGGATCCTGGGAGAGATGCTCGATGAAGCGGTCACCCGGTTATTCCAGGCGCCCAATGCCGCCGGGGCATGGAAGAAAGTAGTCACCCCTTCTGACAGGGTGGGGATCAAGAGCAATGTGTGGAAATACCTGCCCACGCCCCCCGAGCTCGTGGAGATTATAAAAAGCCGCGTCGAGAGCGCCGGCGTCGATGAAAAGAATGTCCATGCTGATGACAGGGGCGCACGGGAGACCCTGGCGGCCTCGACTGCCCTCATCAACGTGAGGCCCCTCAGGAGCCATCACTGGGCGGGTATCGGGGGATGCATCAAGAATTACATCATGTTTGTTGATAACCCGTCGTCGTATCATGACAACTCATGTGCCTCCCTTGGAGCCATCTGGAATCTCCCCGTGGTGAAAGGAAAAACGAGGCTCAACATCCTGGTGCTGCTGACGCCTCAATTCTACGGCCGGGGCCCCCATCACTTCGACCCGCGCTATGTGTGGCCCTATAAAGGCATCATGGTCTCCACCGATCCCGTGGCCCTCGATGCCCTGGGAGCCCAGCTCCTGCTGAAAAAGAGGGTCGCCTCCTTCGGCGAGAACCGCCCGGTGACGCCTGTCAACCATATCCAGGCTGCCGACAGGGAGTATGGAATAGGGGTCAGTGACTTGAAGAGAATTGACCTGATAAAGCTCGGGTGGAGCGACGAAGCGTTACTATAA